One segment of Pseudomonas asgharzadehiana DNA contains the following:
- a CDS encoding MFS transporter, giving the protein MSHPSQFTLLRTRRFLPFFVTQLLGAFNDNIFKQSLILAILYKLTIDGDRSIWVNLCALLFILPFFLFSALAGQFGEKFNKDALIRAIKIGEIVIMAVGATGFLTNHLELMLLALFAMGTHSALFGPVKYSIMPQALHDDELVGGNGLVEMGTFLAILAGTIGAGVMMSSAHYAPVVSVAIVGVAVLGYLASRSIPRAAASTPQLRLDWNIFTQSWATLRMGLGQTPAVSRSIVGNSWFWFVGAIYLTQIPAYAKEWLYGDETVVTLILTVFSVGIALGSMLCEKLSGRKVEIGLVPFGSFGLTVFGLLLWWHSGGFVQNIQANDWLAVLSVGQAWWVLFDILGLGVFGGFYIVPLYALIQSRTAEHERARVIAANNILNALFMVVSAIVSIVLLSVAKLSIPELFLVVSLLNVAVNTYIFKIVPEFTMRFMIWLLSHSMYRVEHRNLQAIPDEGAALLVCNHVSFVDALLIGGAVRRPIRFVMYYKIYRLPVLNFIFRTAGAIPIAGRNEDIQIYEKAFTRIAQYLKDGELVCIFPEGKLTADGEMNEFRGGVTRILEETAVPVIPMALQGLWGSFFSRDPNKGFFHRIWSRVVLVAGEPIAAQAATPVQLQAVVGGLRGSVR; this is encoded by the coding sequence ATGAGCCACCCCTCGCAATTTACCTTGCTGCGCACACGGCGCTTTTTGCCGTTCTTCGTTACCCAGTTGCTGGGCGCTTTCAACGACAACATCTTCAAGCAGTCGTTGATCCTGGCCATTCTCTACAAGCTCACCATCGACGGTGACCGCTCTATCTGGGTCAACCTGTGCGCGCTGCTGTTTATCCTGCCGTTTTTCCTGTTCTCGGCGTTGGCCGGGCAGTTTGGCGAGAAATTCAACAAGGATGCGCTGATCCGCGCGATCAAGATCGGCGAGATCGTGATCATGGCCGTGGGCGCCACAGGCTTCCTGACCAACCATCTGGAGCTGATGCTGCTGGCGCTGTTTGCCATGGGCACGCACTCGGCGCTGTTCGGCCCGGTCAAGTATTCGATCATGCCCCAGGCCCTGCACGACGACGAGTTGGTGGGCGGCAACGGCTTGGTGGAAATGGGCACCTTCCTGGCTATTCTGGCCGGCACTATCGGTGCGGGAGTGATGATGTCGTCCGCCCACTATGCGCCTGTGGTGTCCGTGGCGATTGTTGGCGTCGCGGTGCTGGGTTACCTGGCCAGTCGCAGCATTCCCCGTGCGGCGGCGTCGACCCCGCAGCTGCGCCTGGACTGGAACATCTTCACCCAGTCCTGGGCCACCTTGCGCATGGGCCTGGGCCAGACGCCGGCGGTGTCGCGCTCGATCGTCGGCAACTCATGGTTCTGGTTCGTCGGGGCGATCTACCTGACGCAGATCCCCGCGTACGCCAAAGAGTGGTTGTATGGCGACGAAACCGTGGTGACGTTGATCCTCACCGTGTTTTCGGTGGGTATCGCCCTCGGTTCGATGCTCTGCGAGAAACTTTCCGGGCGTAAGGTGGAAATCGGCCTGGTGCCCTTTGGCTCATTCGGCCTGACGGTGTTCGGCCTGTTGCTGTGGTGGCATTCCGGCGGCTTCGTGCAGAACATCCAGGCCAACGACTGGCTGGCGGTGCTCAGTGTCGGTCAGGCGTGGTGGGTGTTGTTCGATATCCTCGGCCTGGGGGTGTTCGGCGGTTTCTATATCGTGCCGCTGTATGCGCTGATCCAGTCGCGTACCGCCGAGCACGAGCGCGCACGGGTGATTGCCGCCAACAACATCCTCAACGCGCTGTTCATGGTGGTGTCGGCGATTGTGTCGATCGTGCTGCTGAGCGTGGCCAAGCTGTCGATCCCCGAACTGTTCCTGGTGGTGTCGCTGCTCAACGTCGCGGTCAACACCTACATCTTCAAGATCGTCCCCGAGTTCACCATGCGTTTCATGATCTGGCTGCTCAGCCATTCCATGTACCGGGTGGAACATCGCAACCTGCAGGCCATTCCTGATGAAGGCGCGGCGTTGCTGGTGTGCAATCACGTGTCGTTTGTCGATGCATTGTTGATTGGCGGCGCAGTGCGTCGGCCGATTCGTTTTGTCATGTACTACAAGATCTACCGCCTGCCGGTACTCAATTTTATCTTCCGCACCGCCGGCGCGATTCCGATTGCCGGGCGCAATGAAGACATCCAGATCTACGAAAAGGCCTTCACACGGATTGCGCAGTACCTGAAGGACGGCGAACTGGTGTGCATCTTCCCGGAAGGCAAGCTGACCGCCGATGGCGAGATGAATGAGTTTCGTGGCGGGGTGACACGCATTCTGGAAGAGACGGCGGTGCCGGTGATCCCGATGGCGTTGCAGGGGCTGTGGGGAAGTTTCTTCAGTCGCGATCCAAACAAGGGGTTTTTCCACCGGATTTGGTCGCGGGTGGTGTTGGTGGCCGGGGAGCCGATTGCCGCGCAGGCTGCAACGCCTGTGCAGTTGCAGGCTGTGGTGGGCGGTTTGCGGGGGAGTGTCCGGTAG
- the sugE gene encoding quaternary ammonium compound efflux SMR transporter SugE, with translation MSWIILFFAGLFEVGWAVGLKYTDGFSKPLPTALTIVAMAISLGLLGLAVKELPLGTAYAVWTGVGAVGTVIAGIVLFGESMALFRLASVALIICGLIGLKIST, from the coding sequence ATGTCCTGGATCATTCTGTTTTTTGCCGGGTTGTTCGAAGTCGGCTGGGCCGTGGGCCTTAAGTACACCGACGGTTTCAGCAAGCCGCTGCCCACTGCCCTCACGATTGTCGCCATGGCCATCAGCCTCGGCCTGCTGGGGCTGGCAGTCAAAGAGCTGCCACTGGGTACCGCCTATGCCGTATGGACTGGCGTAGGCGCCGTGGGTACGGTGATTGCGGGCATTGTCCTGTTTGGTGAATCCATGGCGTTGTTTCGGTTGGCCAGTGTGGCCTTGATCATTTGCGGGCTCATTGGTCTCAAGATCAGCACTTAG
- a CDS encoding bile acid:sodium symporter family protein translates to MRALAALSRFVGNTFAYWVLIFAVLAFLEPGWFIGLKSAIVPLLGLVMFGMGLTLKLDDFAEVARHPWRVALGVVAHFVIMPGVAWLLCQVFHLPPEIAVGVILVGCCPSGTSSNVMTWLARGDLALSVAIAAVTTLLAPLLTPALIWLLASAWLPVSFMELFWSILQVVLLPIVLGVVAQRLLGERVRHAVEVLPLVSVISIVIIVAAVVAASQAKIAESGLLIMAVVMLHNSFGFLLGYFTGRVFRLPLAQRKSLALEVGMQNSGLGAALASAHFSPLAAVPSALFSVWHNISGALLSTYFRGMSEKEDRRMVENTPQT, encoded by the coding sequence ATGCGCGCACTCGCCGCCCTGAGCCGCTTCGTCGGCAATACCTTCGCCTACTGGGTGCTGATTTTTGCCGTGCTGGCCTTCCTTGAACCCGGTTGGTTCATCGGCCTGAAAAGCGCCATCGTCCCGCTGCTGGGCCTGGTGATGTTCGGCATGGGGCTGACCCTCAAACTCGATGACTTCGCCGAAGTCGCGCGCCACCCATGGCGAGTGGCGCTCGGCGTGGTTGCGCACTTTGTGATCATGCCGGGCGTGGCCTGGTTGTTGTGCCAAGTGTTCCACCTGCCGCCGGAAATAGCCGTCGGCGTGATCCTCGTCGGGTGCTGCCCAAGCGGCACCTCGTCCAATGTAATGACGTGGCTGGCACGCGGCGATTTGGCGCTGTCGGTGGCCATCGCGGCCGTCACCACCCTCCTCGCCCCACTGCTCACGCCGGCGCTGATCTGGCTGCTGGCCTCGGCCTGGTTGCCCGTGTCGTTCATGGAACTGTTCTGGTCGATCCTGCAAGTGGTGCTGCTGCCGATCGTGCTCGGCGTGGTTGCACAACGCCTGCTCGGCGAGCGGGTGCGTCATGCCGTGGAGGTGTTGCCGCTGGTGTCGGTGATCAGCATCGTGATCATCGTTGCGGCGGTGGTTGCCGCCAGCCAGGCGAAGATCGCCGAGTCGGGCCTGTTGATCATGGCCGTGGTGATGTTGCACAACAGCTTCGGTTTCTTGCTGGGTTACTTCACAGGCCGCGTGTTCAGGTTGCCATTGGCGCAACGCAAGTCGCTGGCGCTGGAGGTGGGCATGCAGAACTCCGGGCTGGGCGCTGCGCTGGCCAGCGCGCACTTCTCGCCACTGGCGGCGGTGCCGAGTGCGCTGTTCAGCGTCTGGCACAATATTTCCGGGGCATTGCTGTCGACCTACTTCCGTGGCATGAGCGAAAAGGAAGACCGGCGCATGGTGGAGAACACTCCGCAAACTTGA
- the rdgC gene encoding recombination-associated protein RdgC, producing MWFKNLLIYRLTQDLPVDAEALETAMATKLARPCASQELTTYGFVAPFGKGEDAPLVHVSGDFLLIAARKEERILPGSVVRDALKEKVEEIEAEQMRKVYKKERDQLKDEIIQAFLPRAFIRRSSTFAAIAPKQGLILVNSASPKRAEDLLSTLREVIGTLPVRPLTVKTAPTAIMTDWVTTQKPADDFFVLDECELRDTHEDGGIVRCKRQDLTGEEIQLHLTTGKVVTQLSLAWQDKLSFMLDDKMTVKRLKFEDLLQDQAEQDGGDEALGQLDASFTLMMLTFGEFLPALVEALGGEETPQGI from the coding sequence ATGTGGTTCAAGAACCTGCTTATCTATCGCCTGACCCAAGATCTGCCTGTTGATGCCGAGGCGTTGGAGACTGCAATGGCCACCAAACTGGCGCGCCCTTGTGCAAGCCAGGAGTTGACCACTTACGGTTTCGTCGCGCCTTTTGGTAAAGGCGAAGACGCTCCCCTGGTACACGTCAGCGGAGATTTCTTGCTGATCGCCGCACGCAAGGAAGAACGCATTTTGCCGGGTAGCGTGGTACGTGACGCGCTCAAAGAGAAAGTCGAAGAGATCGAGGCCGAGCAGATGCGCAAGGTCTATAAGAAGGAACGCGACCAGCTCAAGGATGAAATCATCCAGGCCTTCCTGCCGCGCGCGTTTATCCGTCGCTCGTCGACCTTCGCCGCCATCGCGCCGAAACAAGGCTTGATCCTGGTGAACTCGGCCAGCCCCAAACGCGCCGAAGACTTGCTGTCGACCCTGCGTGAAGTGATCGGCACCCTGCCGGTACGCCCACTCACCGTAAAAACCGCACCGACGGCGATCATGACCGACTGGGTGACCACCCAAAAACCAGCCGATGACTTTTTTGTCCTCGACGAGTGCGAACTGCGCGACACTCATGAAGACGGCGGCATCGTGCGCTGCAAGCGCCAGGACCTGACCGGCGAAGAGATCCAACTGCACCTGACCACCGGCAAGGTCGTGACGCAACTGTCCCTGGCGTGGCAGGACAAGCTGTCCTTCATGCTCGACGACAAAATGACCGTCAAACGCCTGAAGTTCGAAGACCTGTTGCAAGACCAGGCGGAACAGGATGGCGGCGACGAGGCCCTGGGCCAATTGGATGCCAGCTTTACCCTGATGATGCTGACCTTCGGCGAATTCCTGCCGGCGTTGGTTGAAGCGTTGGGCGGCGAAGAGACCCCACAGGGCATTTAA
- a CDS encoding LysE family translocator: MSATASIWLFVVPFAIAAAIPGPAQGALLGQVVSRGARSTIPFIGGMVLGNAAWLVVATLGLAALALQFEHVFIAVKWLGVAFILFIAWSLWCKSTEQPQAPPKRSVGRGLLAGAVLTLSNPKAVVFFGAVLPHAFDLTALSWPEVLFITALGIGIDLTIQLAYLVTASRIKCALQSPKAMKRLNRTSAGVMTGCAGWMAVSH, from the coding sequence GTGAGCGCTACTGCTTCAATCTGGTTATTTGTCGTGCCATTCGCCATTGCAGCCGCAATCCCCGGCCCTGCTCAGGGAGCCCTGCTCGGCCAAGTGGTGTCGCGCGGCGCAAGGTCTACGATACCCTTCATCGGCGGTATGGTGCTGGGAAATGCGGCCTGGCTGGTGGTTGCCACCCTCGGTCTTGCGGCGCTGGCACTGCAGTTCGAGCATGTGTTCATCGCGGTGAAATGGCTGGGTGTTGCCTTTATTCTGTTCATCGCATGGAGCCTATGGTGCAAGAGCACCGAACAACCTCAAGCACCTCCCAAGCGCTCAGTGGGCCGAGGCCTTCTTGCAGGCGCTGTGCTGACCCTGAGCAATCCAAAGGCGGTGGTATTTTTCGGCGCGGTGTTGCCTCATGCATTTGATCTGACGGCTCTGTCCTGGCCCGAAGTCCTCTTTATCACCGCACTCGGCATTGGGATTGATCTGACCATCCAATTGGCTTACCTGGTTACCGCATCGCGAATCAAGTGCGCCCTCCAGTCACCCAAGGCAATGAAGCGTCTGAACAGAACATCCGCCGGCGTAATGACTGGCTGTGCGGGCTGGATGGCTGTTTCACACTGA
- a CDS encoding purine-cytosine permease family protein, whose amino-acid sequence MQVEKRSIDFIPEAERHGQPGSLFFIWFGANMNITTIASGVLPVVMGLNLFWSALAIIIGSLLGAIFMASHSAQGPKLGIPQMIQSRAQFGVLGAVLPLLFVMLIYLGFFVSNTLLAAQALESVSPLPATGNIYLIGALCFVVALYGYRLIHRLQKLLSILSLLVFIGATVSALQLPIPAEQWLPTDFSLSKFLVAVSIAVTWQLSYAPYVADYSRYLPSSTPTAKVFWYSYVGTVSGGAWMMILGAILSVGITGFSSNVGSHIAGLFGSGALLLFAFIVYGQVSINVFNLYGAFMSTITVIEPFAQLKVTPRVRGLFMLLISLVATALCTISQDDFINFFLNFIFFMSYFLIPWTAINLVDYYCLRKGQYRIDDIFDKDGIYGRINWIACGSFVLAIALEIPFMNTTLYVGPVANALDGVDLAWMVGLLVPALSYYWLMKLGKRAQGVGEMS is encoded by the coding sequence ATGCAAGTTGAAAAAAGAAGCATCGATTTCATCCCTGAGGCTGAACGCCATGGCCAACCCGGCTCGCTGTTCTTCATCTGGTTTGGCGCCAACATGAACATCACGACCATTGCGTCCGGCGTGTTGCCGGTCGTGATGGGGCTCAATCTGTTCTGGAGCGCGCTGGCGATCATCATCGGTTCGCTGCTGGGGGCCATTTTCATGGCCTCCCATTCTGCCCAGGGACCGAAACTGGGCATCCCGCAAATGATCCAGAGCCGGGCGCAATTCGGCGTGCTGGGGGCGGTATTGCCGCTGCTGTTCGTGATGCTGATCTACCTGGGGTTTTTCGTCAGCAACACCTTGCTCGCCGCCCAGGCATTGGAGTCCGTCAGCCCGTTGCCGGCCACCGGCAACATCTACCTGATCGGGGCATTGTGCTTTGTCGTCGCGCTCTACGGTTATCGCCTGATTCACCGCTTGCAGAAGCTGCTGTCGATCCTTTCGCTGCTGGTGTTTATCGGCGCGACCGTGTCAGCGCTCCAGTTGCCAATTCCTGCGGAGCAATGGCTGCCAACCGACTTCTCGTTGTCGAAGTTCCTGGTGGCGGTGAGCATCGCCGTGACCTGGCAACTGTCCTACGCGCCGTACGTGGCCGACTACTCGCGTTACTTGCCGAGTAGCACGCCAACCGCAAAAGTGTTCTGGTACAGCTACGTCGGCACGGTCAGCGGCGGTGCCTGGATGATGATTTTAGGGGCGATTCTCAGCGTCGGTATCACGGGCTTTTCCAGTAACGTCGGCAGCCATATCGCCGGCCTGTTTGGGAGCGGCGCGCTGCTGCTGTTCGCCTTCATCGTCTATGGCCAGGTGTCGATCAATGTGTTCAACCTGTACGGCGCCTTTATGTCGACCATCACCGTGATCGAACCCTTTGCCCAGCTCAAGGTGACACCTCGTGTACGCGGCCTGTTCATGCTGCTGATCAGCCTGGTGGCCACAGCCTTGTGCACCATCAGTCAGGACGACTTCATCAACTTTTTCCTCAATTTCATTTTCTTCATGAGCTACTTCCTGATCCCTTGGACGGCAATCAATCTGGTGGATTACTACTGCCTGCGCAAAGGGCAGTACCGGATCGATGACATCTTCGACAAGGACGGGATCTACGGGCGCATCAACTGGATCGCTTGCGGCAGTTTCGTGCTGGCGATCGCGCTGGAAATCCCCTTCATGAACACCACGTTGTATGTCGGCCCGGTGGCCAACGCCCTGGATGGCGTAGACCTGGCGTGGATGGTCGGGTTGCTGGTACCCGCCCTGAGTTACTACTGGCTGATGAAACTCGGCAAGCGTGCCCAGGGGGTGGGCGAGATGTCTTGA
- a CDS encoding isochorismatase family cysteine hydrolase, whose translation MNNKNALLIIDMQQEDGFVLEHFDTVAANTVALLKTARRQRVPVIYTRHINQADGSNLPRGEPRAADGGPSSYRAGTRQVEILELLAPQPDELVIDKSRYSAFHRTDLDGRLKALGVDTLIVCGVLTDVCVLSTVFDAFALGYQIRLVSDACTTTTLAGHYSALLMMANWIYAMEILTGAECLRALENRDYLSLIPERPDLFAHQPHELERTIARLQTHLARTQE comes from the coding sequence ATGAATAATAAAAACGCGCTGTTGATCATCGACATGCAGCAGGAGGACGGATTCGTCCTGGAACACTTCGACACCGTGGCGGCCAACACCGTCGCCCTGCTCAAGACCGCCCGCCGCCAGCGGGTGCCTGTCATCTATACCCGTCACATCAACCAGGCCGACGGCAGTAACCTGCCGCGCGGCGAACCGCGGGCGGCCGACGGCGGCCCCAGCAGCTATCGCGCGGGCACCCGCCAAGTGGAAATCCTCGAACTTTTGGCGCCGCAGCCTGATGAGCTCGTTATCGACAAGAGCCGTTACAGCGCCTTCCACCGCACCGACCTGGATGGCCGGCTCAAGGCGCTCGGGGTCGATACCCTGATCGTCTGCGGCGTGTTGACCGATGTTTGCGTGCTCAGCACGGTGTTCGACGCCTTCGCCCTGGGTTATCAGATTCGGCTGGTCAGCGATGCCTGCACCACGACCACACTGGCGGGGCATTACTCGGCGCTGCTGATGATGGCCAACTGGATCTACGCCATGGAAATCCTCACCGGCGCCGAATGCCTGCGAGCCCTGGAGAACCGCGATTATCTAAGCCTGATCCCCGAGCGCCCAGACCTGTTCGCCCACCAGCCCCATGAGCTGGAACGCACCATCGCCCGCTTGCAAACCCACCTCGCCCGGACTCAGGAGTAA
- a CDS encoding LLM class flavin-dependent oxidoreductase, whose amino-acid sequence MKFSLFVHMERWDESVSHRQLFDDLTELTLMAEAGGFSTVWIGEHHAMEYTISPSPMPLLAYLAAKTTTIHLGAGTIIAPFWHPLRVAGECALLDVISNGRMEVGLARGAYQVEFDRMAGGMPASSGGQALREMVPVVRALWQGDYAHDGDIWKFPTSTSVPKPIQKPNPPMWIAARDPDSHNFAVANGCNVMVTPLMKGDEEVLDLKNKFQAALDNNPDVPRPQLMVLRHTHVHAADNPEGWKVGAKAISRFYRTFDAWFGNKVTPVNGFLEPSPEEKFAERPEFRLESLHKTAMIGTPEEIIPRIKYYQQLGVDEFSFWCDNSLPHAEKKKSLELFIKHVVPAFR is encoded by the coding sequence ATGAAGTTTTCCCTGTTCGTGCACATGGAACGTTGGGACGAAAGTGTCAGCCACCGTCAGCTGTTCGACGACTTGACCGAACTGACCCTGATGGCCGAAGCGGGTGGTTTCAGCACCGTCTGGATCGGCGAACACCACGCCATGGAATACACCATCTCGCCGAGCCCGATGCCGCTGTTGGCCTACCTGGCCGCCAAGACCACCACCATTCACCTCGGCGCCGGCACCATCATCGCGCCGTTCTGGCACCCGTTGCGGGTCGCGGGCGAATGCGCCTTGCTGGACGTGATCAGTAACGGTCGCATGGAAGTCGGTCTGGCCCGTGGCGCTTATCAGGTGGAGTTCGACCGAATGGCCGGTGGCATGCCCGCCTCCTCCGGCGGCCAGGCGCTGCGCGAGATGGTTCCGGTGGTGCGCGCCCTGTGGCAAGGCGATTACGCCCACGATGGCGATATCTGGAAATTCCCGACCTCCACCAGCGTGCCCAAGCCGATCCAGAAGCCTAATCCGCCTATGTGGATCGCCGCTCGCGATCCGGACTCGCATAACTTCGCCGTGGCCAACGGCTGCAACGTCATGGTCACGCCGCTGATGAAGGGCGACGAAGAAGTCCTCGATCTGAAGAACAAATTCCAGGCCGCGCTGGATAACAACCCGGACGTGCCACGCCCGCAACTGATGGTGCTGCGTCACACCCACGTTCACGCGGCCGACAACCCCGAGGGCTGGAAAGTCGGGGCCAAGGCGATCTCGCGTTTCTATCGCACCTTCGATGCCTGGTTCGGCAACAAGGTAACGCCGGTCAACGGCTTCCTGGAACCGAGCCCGGAAGAGAAGTTCGCCGAGCGCCCGGAGTTCCGACTGGAGAGCCTGCACAAGACCGCCATGATCGGCACCCCGGAAGAAATCATCCCGCGCATCAAGTACTACCAGCAATTGGGTGTCGACGAATTCAGCTTCTGGTGCGATAACAGCCTGCCTCACGCGGAAAAGAAAAAATCCCTGGAGCTGTTCATCAAACACGTGGTCCCGGCGTTCCGCTGA
- a CDS encoding flavin reductase family protein has product MIDAAIYKQVMGSFPSGVTVITTLDDDGQIVGLTASAFSSLSMDPALVLFCPNYSSDSYPVLIKNKRFAIHVLSGGQQSEAYAFARKGKDKAQGIEWTLSELGNPILANATAVIECELWREYEGGDHAIMVGAVKNLIVPQHNAGPLVYCHGKMGALPAVA; this is encoded by the coding sequence ATGATCGATGCCGCCATCTACAAACAAGTGATGGGTTCGTTTCCTTCCGGGGTGACGGTGATCACCACGCTGGATGACGATGGCCAAATCGTCGGCCTGACCGCCAGCGCCTTCAGCTCTCTGTCCATGGACCCGGCCCTGGTGCTGTTCTGCCCCAACTACAGCTCCGATTCCTATCCAGTACTCATCAAGAACAAACGCTTTGCCATTCACGTCCTGTCCGGCGGCCAGCAGAGCGAAGCCTATGCCTTCGCGCGCAAAGGCAAAGACAAGGCGCAAGGCATCGAATGGACATTGAGCGAACTGGGCAACCCGATTCTGGCTAACGCCACGGCGGTGATCGAATGCGAGCTGTGGCGCGAATATGAAGGGGGCGACCACGCAATCATGGTCGGCGCGGTGAAGAACCTGATCGTGCCCCAGCACAACGCCGGGCCACTGGTGTATTGCCACGGCAAAATGGGCGCCCTGCCTGCCGTCGCCTGA
- a CDS encoding ABC transporter ATP-binding protein, producing the protein MSAVIKNSAQHHDTPLVSLRNLNKYYGDFAAVDDISLDIKDGEFLTFLGSSGSGKSTTLSMLAGFETPSSGEILVNSQSLVNVPPHKRDIGMVFQRYSLFPHLSVRDNIAFPLAIRKLAAAERERRVDAMLKLVQLEQFAHRRPSQLSGGQQQRVAIARALVYEPRILLMDEPLGALDKKLREDLQDELRQLHRRLGITIVYVTHDQEEAMRLSQRIAIFSHGKIVGLGSGYDLYQNPPNAFVASFLGNSNFLKLKAQGNAVASFEGQSLSIRLSAGLQTDQDVLLMVRPEKALALSAEQATQEPLAAGWNEVSAKVVEVLFLGESQTCSVVTGGGTSMTVKALSAAGMPLKAGDPVLVRWATADACVYTEWAESDLNKAAGAH; encoded by the coding sequence ATGAGTGCAGTGATCAAAAATTCCGCCCAGCACCACGACACACCGCTGGTCAGCCTGCGCAACCTGAACAAGTACTACGGCGACTTTGCCGCCGTGGACGACATCTCGCTGGACATCAAGGACGGTGAATTCCTGACTTTCCTCGGCTCCAGCGGCTCGGGCAAAAGCACCACGCTGTCGATGCTCGCCGGCTTCGAAACCCCGAGCAGCGGCGAAATCCTGGTCAACAGCCAGTCGCTGGTGAACGTGCCGCCGCACAAGCGCGACATCGGTATGGTGTTCCAGCGCTACTCGCTATTCCCGCACCTGTCGGTACGCGACAACATCGCGTTCCCGTTGGCCATCCGCAAACTGGCCGCCGCCGAACGCGAGCGCCGGGTGGATGCAATGCTTAAACTGGTGCAGCTCGAGCAGTTCGCCCATCGCCGCCCTTCGCAACTGTCCGGTGGCCAGCAGCAACGGGTCGCCATTGCCCGTGCGCTGGTTTACGAACCACGCATCCTGCTGATGGACGAACCGCTCGGTGCCCTGGACAAGAAACTGCGCGAAGACCTGCAAGATGAACTGCGCCAGCTGCATCGGCGCCTGGGCATCACCATCGTCTACGTGACCCACGACCAGGAAGAAGCCATGCGTTTGTCCCAGCGCATCGCGATCTTCAGTCACGGCAAAATCGTTGGCTTGGGCAGTGGCTATGACCTTTACCAAAATCCGCCAAATGCCTTCGTTGCCTCGTTCCTCGGCAACTCGAACTTTCTCAAACTCAAAGCCCAGGGCAATGCGGTCGCTTCGTTTGAAGGTCAGTCTCTGTCGATTCGCCTGAGCGCAGGGCTGCAGACCGATCAAGATGTTTTGCTGATGGTACGACCGGAGAAAGCGTTGGCCTTGAGTGCCGAGCAGGCCACGCAGGAACCGTTGGCGGCGGGCTGGAATGAAGTGTCGGCCAAGGTCGTGGAGGTGCTGTTTCTGGGTGAAAGCCAGACTTGCAGCGTGGTCACTGGCGGTGGCACGTCGATGACGGTCAAGGCACTCTCCGCTGCGGGCATGCCGCTCAAGGCCGGCGATCCGGTGTTGGTACGTTGGGCCACCGCCGATGCATGCGTTTATACCGAATGGGCCGAGAGCGATCTGAACAAGGCTGCTGGCGCTCATTGA
- a CDS encoding ABC transporter permease yields the protein MLLTPNAMSRRMRFGLYATTGLIGLFLLLPIVFIVLLSFGSSQWLVFPPPGWTLKWYGQFFSNADWMNAAMASLKVAVLTTFFAVALGLPTAFALVRGRFPGREMLYGLFTLPMIVPLVIIAVAVYALFLKLGYTGTLFAFVVSHVIVALPFTIISIINSLKLFDQSIEDAAVICGASRLQAVFKVTFAAIRPGMVAGALFAFLVSWDEVVLSVMMASPTLQTLPVKMWTTLRQDLTPVIAVASTLLIGLSVLVMVIAAALRRRNEISA from the coding sequence ATGCTCCTGACCCCCAATGCCATGAGCCGGCGCATGCGCTTCGGCCTGTATGCGACTACCGGGCTGATTGGTCTGTTCCTGCTGCTGCCGATTGTGTTCATCGTGCTGCTGTCGTTCGGATCGTCGCAATGGCTGGTGTTCCCGCCGCCGGGCTGGACGTTGAAATGGTACGGCCAGTTCTTCTCCAATGCCGACTGGATGAACGCGGCAATGGCCAGCCTCAAGGTCGCGGTGTTGACCACCTTTTTCGCCGTGGCCCTGGGCCTGCCGACAGCGTTCGCCCTGGTGCGTGGCCGCTTCCCCGGCCGCGAAATGCTCTACGGCCTGTTCACCCTGCCGATGATCGTGCCGCTTGTGATCATCGCGGTGGCGGTGTACGCGCTGTTCCTGAAACTGGGTTACACCGGCACCCTGTTCGCGTTCGTGGTCAGCCACGTCATCGTCGCGCTGCCGTTCACCATCATCTCGATTATCAATTCGCTGAAGCTGTTCGATCAGTCGATCGAGGATGCGGCGGTGATCTGCGGCGCCTCGCGCCTGCAAGCGGTGTTCAAGGTGACCTTTGCGGCGATCCGTCCGGGCATGGTGGCCGGCGCCCTCTTCGCCTTTCTCGTCTCGTGGGACGAAGTGGTGCTGAGCGTGATGATGGCCAGCCCGACCCTGCAAACCCTTCCCGTGAAAATGTGGACCACCCTGCGCCAGGACCTGACGCCCGTGATCGCCGTCGCCTCGACGCTGCTGATCGGCCTCTCGGTATTGGTCATGGTGATCGCCGCCGCTCTGCGCCGGCGCAACGAAATCAGCGCCTGA